A single region of the Etheostoma cragini isolate CJK2018 chromosome 3, CSU_Ecrag_1.0, whole genome shotgun sequence genome encodes:
- the LOC117942159 gene encoding extracellular calcium-sensing receptor-like, which produces DVTQLRVSYNVYKAVYLVAHALHDMSNCIDRQGPFPKGTCADPKNVKPWQLLHYMKRANFSALGEKVIFDQNGDPIAYYDLMNWQRMPDGSLNLVKVGFYDASSPPGRSLVINDSEIQWPVGKQASRSVCSNNCPPGARIGRRKGEPICCFDCVSCAEGEVSNTNDSLECSRCSENTWPNEDRDLCIPKTIEFLSYNEVMGIILCVVSVLGACISLSILAIFFTYKDTPLVRANNMELSFLLLVFLAVCFLVGLLFIGEPTDWLCRIRYPAFGISFALCISCLLAKTAVVLMAFRSTLPGSNVMKWFGPNQQRASVLLGTAVQVIICVIWLLTSPPNANNNTDHSATIIIECVTGSEVGFWCVLGYIGILACFFFLMAFLARKLPDNFNEAKFITFSMLIFFAVWITFIPVYVSTAGKYTVAVHVFAILASAFGLLFCIFGPKCYVIILKPDKNSKKNIIQR; this is translated from the exons GATGTGACACAGCTAAGAGTGTCATATAATGTCTACAAGGCTGTGTATTTGGTGGCCCATGCTTTACATGATATGAGTAACTGCATTGACAGACAAGGGCCTTTTCCCAAAGGCACCTGTGCAGACCCAAAGAATGTTAAACCTTGGCAG CTACTTCACTACATGAAGCGTGCCAATTTTTCTGCACTGGGGGAGAAAGTCATCTTTGATCAAAATGGTGACCCCATTGCTTATTATGATCTCATGAACTGGCAAAGGATGCCTGATGGGTCACTAAATCTGGTAAAAGTAGGTTTCTATGACGCCTCCTCGCCCCCTGGACGCAGCCTCGTCATAAATGACTCAGAGATTCAGTGGCCTGTTGGGAAGCAG GCTTCCCGGTCTGTATGCAGCAACAATTGTCCTCCAGGTGCCCGCATCGGCAGGAGAAAGGGGGAACCCATCTGCTGTTTTGACTGTGTCTCCTGTGCTGAGGGAGAAGTTAGTAATACAAATG aTTCTTTAGAGTGCTCACGTTGCTCAGAGAACACGTGGCCCAATGAAGACAGAGATCTCTGCATCCCAAAGACTATTGAGTTCTTGTCTTACAATGAGGTAATGGGTATTATTCTGTGTGTTGTATCTGTCCTTGGAGCTTGCATTTCTCTTTCCATCCTTGCTATATTCTtcacatacaaagacacaccACTGGTCCGGGCCAACAACATGGAATTGAGCTTCCTTCTCTTGGTGTTTCTTGCTGTCTGCTTCCTTGTTGGCCTGCTGTTCATTGGTGAGCCTACAGACTGGCTTTGCCGTATCAGGTACCCAGCATTTGGAATCAGTTTTGCCCTATGCATTTCGTGcctcctggccaagacagctgTGGTCCTGATGGCTTTCAGGTCCACACTGCCAGGAAGTAATGTCATGAAGTGGTTTGGACCCAACCAGCAGAGAGCAAGTGTACTTCTAGGAACAGCTGTTCAG GTAATAATCTGTGTTATTTGGCTGCTCACCAGTCCACCTaatgccaacaacaacacagatcaCAGTGCTACCATTATCATTGAGTGTGTTACTGGTTCCGAGGTTGGCTTCTGGTGTGTTCTTGGATACATCGGCATCTTGGCTTGCTTCTTCTTCCTAATGGCATTTTTGGCTCGGAAGCTGCCTGATAATTTCAATGAGGCCAAGTTCATCACCTTCAGCATGCTGATATTCTTCGCAGTGTGGATTACTTTTATTCCAGTTTATGTGAGCACCGCAGGAAAATATACAGTGGCTGTCCATGTTTTTGCTATTTTAGCCTCCGCTTTTGGTCtcctgttttgcatttttggtCCAAAGTGCTATGTCATAATTCTGAAACCGgacaaaaacagcaagaaaaacaTCATTCAAAGATGA